The Actinomycetota bacterium sequence ACACTGTGGCGACCGACTTCTGCCCATGAAGCCCGGCGCGATCTGCGATGGCGAATGCACTTCCCCACATCGCTCCGAGCGCGAAGTGCGTGATCCAATTCAGCTGCCGCCGCTGGCGTTCATCCTTCGCCTCGATCGGCAGGACTCGCTCCGCGAGATTCGCAGGGGCGAAGCTCTCGCCGCGGCCGGTGATCGGCATCTCGATCAGCTTCTGGAACGCGGTCATCACGCCGGTCGCCGCGATACCGGCCACGACGCCTCGACCAACGGACGCGCCGAATGAAGTAGTACCCGTGGGCGTCATCGCCGCGACGTCGTCTGGCGCAGCAGCGTGGCGTAAAGGGTGAGACCGGGTCCAAACGCCATAGCTACCACGAAGTCTCCTTCATCGAGATCGTCCTGATCGAAGATCCGTTGCAGGATCAAGAGCACCGTCGCAGATGAACAATTGCCACATTCGCTGAGCACCTGACGAGACAACGACAACTGGTCGTCCGTCAGCGCGAGCTGCTCGCCTACCACATCGACTATCTTCGGCCCCCCCGGGTGGACGGCCCAAGCTCGGACGTCCTGCGTCCGCAGCTGATGCCGCGCCAACAGCTCTGACACCACGTCGTGCACGTGCCGTCCCAGAACGTCGGGGACCTGTGGCGAAAGCCCCATGCGGAAGCCATGGTCCGTGACATCCCATGTCATCTTGTCTGCTTCATTGGCGTCTGTACGTGCGATCACGTCGACCACCTCGAGACCTGTCGCGCCTGGCTCGACGGTGATCGCGGCCGCGGCGTCGGCGAATAACGCGTGGGCGACGACCTGACCGATCTCATCGGTGGCCGGCTGCACGTGCAGGCTGGCTAGCTCGAGGCACAGCAGAACTCCAACCTTGCCTCGCGCCACCGCAGCGTCCTGGACGACCCCCAGGGCCGGGATCGCTGCGTAGCAACCCATGTGGCCTACATGCACCCGTTCGGTTGAAGACGGCATCCCGAGGTCGCGCGCGAGGAGGATGTCGATCCCGGGGGTCGCGTATCCGGTGCAGGAGACAGCGGTAAGGAGATCCACATCCCCAGGCGCGACCCCCGCTTGCGCCAGAGAATCCTCGATGGCCGAGGCACCCAGCGGCATCGCCTCTCGCGTGAAGCGCTGCATCCTCTCTCCGGTCGACCACAGGCTGATGTCTTCGTGGGTGGGGTCGATCACGCCGTGGCGGGTCGCAACTCCCGTCGCGTTCCACACCTTCTCCGCGACCGGCACGTCGGCGTAATGGTTCGCAAAGAACTTCTCCCACGCCTCCTGCTGATCGATCAGGTGATCCGGAAAGGCGCTGCCGAATCCGGTTATGGCAGCCGCTACCATGGGTTACCTCCTTGTGTGATGGGGTCGAGCCCCAGCGACACCGTGCCCAGGTAGTTGGCGCAGACATCGGAGGACGGCGGCATTATCGCTCCCGACCTGGCGTCGCGGAATATGCGCTCGAGCGCGGAGCCACGACGCAGTGCACCCAACCCACATGCTTCTGAAACCGTCGCTGCGACCGTCATGGCGACGTCACCCGCCGCGAGTTTGGCTCTGTAGATCCACCTGTTCGTGTCCGGTTCGCCCGGTGCTGCATCGATCCTGCGCGATGCCTCCTCGAGAACCAATCGGGCCGCCTCGACATCTGTGTCTGCCCGCCCCAAACGAGCTCGAACCAACGGCAAATCTGAGAGACCGCCGCGTCGGCCGACGACCACTCGCTCGTTTACGTAGGCGACCGCTTCGTCTACCGCCGCGCGCGCCAGCCCTACATAGACGGCGGCGTAGGACGCCACCAGCCATTGCGGCATGAGGTGAGCGAGCGGCAAGACGAGGCCCTCCATGCCACCCAGCAGAGCATCAGAAGGAACACGGACATCGAGATCGAGCTCGTTGCTCGCGGTCGCGCGCATCCCGAGCGGGTCCCACGTCTCATGCACTTCGATCCCCGGGCCCCGCGGGACCAGGAAGTAGGACACGGCCGCATCGCCGCCATCTGTAGCCGAACTGCGTGCGGCGACCAGGTAACCGTCGAGATGACCGGCCCCTGAACAAACCGACTTGTGACCCCTGATCCAGTAACCGTTACCGTCGCGTCCGTACTCGGTCCGCAAGGCGGTGAGCCTTGATCCCGCCTCCTTCTCGGTGATCGCGACGCCGTACGCGGCGCCGTCCACAGCTCGCCGCAGGATGTCATCTCGGACCACGAAGAACGACTGGTCAACGCCGAGGTTCTCGAGGAGCTGGCGCGGCAGAGTCGCCAACGCGCCGGTAACGCACGCATGCATGTTGAAGATCAGCGCTGTTGAACCACTTCCGGAGGCGAGAGCCATAGCAACCTGCACGTAGTCCTCGAAGGTTGCGCCTATCCCCCCGAGCTCCTGGGGCACGAGCAACGAGAGCAGCCCTTCGGTCCTGATGTCTTCGAGATCCTGGCTCGGAAACTCTGCCACTGCGTCGTACTGCTCCGCACGCTTACGTAAGAGCGGCGCGATCCTCTGCGCCTTGGCTACAGCGTCCATGACGGATCCTTCCGACCTACCCCCTGGTACAGCCCGGCCACCGACTTCGTGCGGACGAAACGCACGGGCCGCTGACGAGCGACGAGGAATCGCAGGTAATCAATCGTCGCCGGACGAAGTCCCCAGGTGGTGAGGCTGATCCCGTGACGGGCAAAGCGGGCGCGCAAGCGGGAAGGGTCAACGAATAGATCGGGGTCGTGTATGCCGGGAGGGGGTCCGCCGGGGGCGCGTTCGCCCACGGAGACCATGGAGAACCGCGACCAGCGCGTGTCGTTAAGCGTGTCGAAGATGACGATGCCGCCCGGGCGCAGAACGCGCGCGATCTCGTCGATCATCTTCTCGACATCCGCGATGTGCTCGAAGATCTCGCCCGCCACGACAACGTCCGCGCAGGCAGAACGGAACGGCAGATGGTGGACGTCACCCCGGACCCCGGTCAGCCCGTGCTGCACCGCGACCCTGAGAGCGGAAGCGACCGCATCCAGACCGATGTGCCGGTACCCGGTGACGAGTGGAGCGAGAAGCCCGCCGCCACAGGCCAGGTCGAGGAGAACAGCACCTTGCCGTTTGGCGTCGGGGATCAGCTCCGCGCGGGATCGGGCCAGCCAGTGCAACGCCGCGAAGGCGCCGTCAGGTCGCCACCACTGGTCCTGCAGGTCGTCGTATTGCCTCAGGTCGTTGCGCGGCCGTGACACCGATGTCCTAGGTCGAACCCGCTCACGTTGGCCGGTGCGGGTGGTGGGTCTGGGCGCTCCTGTCACCTCTGCCGACAAGCCATCAAGTGATCAACCCAGTACCGCCCTGGCTGTGGAAGAGCCCGTAGAGCGCACCGGTCGTGAGACCGAAGATCATGTGGCCCATGAACGAGGTGGCGACATCGAGTGCGCCGTAGTTCTTATAGGCGAATCCCTGGCGGCCGATCTCGCCCGTTTCGGGGTCGGTCGACGGGAGCATCGCGACGACGGGCCCGGCGATCATGTAGTGGATCAAGCCGCCGGCCAGGCCCCAGATCAAGAGGTTGTCGTCGGCCCCGATCAGGTTGAAGAACATGGCATAGAGCACCGCCGCAAACACCGCCACGCCTTGGTGGAAGAGGAATCCGGCGAAGTAACCCGCGCCTCCCGGGATCTTCAGCAGGTTCTGGCCCCAGGTCCGGAAGATGTTCTGCTTCACGCGCAGCCCCATCGCCTTCTGCATGTACACGGGCCCCTCCATGATCCCGCCCGCAATCAGCCCCGCAAGCACTGCAGGTCCAAGCTCAAGCTCCACCGGCATCTCCCTTCGTTGACCGCT is a genomic window containing:
- a CDS encoding acyl-CoA/acyl-ACP dehydrogenase, yielding MDAVAKAQRIAPLLRKRAEQYDAVAEFPSQDLEDIRTEGLLSLLVPQELGGIGATFEDYVQVAMALASGSGSTALIFNMHACVTGALATLPRQLLENLGVDQSFFVVRDDILRRAVDGAAYGVAITEKEAGSRLTALRTEYGRDGNGYWIRGHKSVCSGAGHLDGYLVAARSSATDGGDAAVSYFLVPRGPGIEVHETWDPLGMRATASNELDLDVRVPSDALLGGMEGLVLPLAHLMPQWLVASYAAVYVGLARAAVDEAVAYVNERVVVGRRGGLSDLPLVRARLGRADTDVEAARLVLEEASRRIDAAPGEPDTNRWIYRAKLAAGDVAMTVAATVSEACGLGALRRGSALERIFRDARSGAIMPPSSDVCANYLGTVSLGLDPITQGGNPW
- a CDS encoding methyltransferase domain-containing protein is translated as MSRPRNDLRQYDDLQDQWWRPDGAFAALHWLARSRAELIPDAKRQGAVLLDLACGGGLLAPLVTGYRHIGLDAVASALRVAVQHGLTGVRGDVHHLPFRSACADVVVAGEIFEHIADVEKMIDEIARVLRPGGIVIFDTLNDTRWSRFSMVSVGERAPGGPPPGIHDPDLFVDPSRLRARFARHGISLTTWGLRPATIDYLRFLVARQRPVRFVRTKSVAGLYQGVGRKDPSWTL
- a CDS encoding type III polyketide synthase, which translates into the protein MVAAAITGFGSAFPDHLIDQQEAWEKFFANHYADVPVAEKVWNATGVATRHGVIDPTHEDISLWSTGERMQRFTREAMPLGASAIEDSLAQAGVAPGDVDLLTAVSCTGYATPGIDILLARDLGMPSSTERVHVGHMGCYAAIPALGVVQDAAVARGKVGVLLCLELASLHVQPATDEIGQVVAHALFADAAAAITVEPGATGLEVVDVIARTDANEADKMTWDVTDHGFRMGLSPQVPDVLGRHVHDVVSELLARHQLRTQDVRAWAVHPGGPKIVDVVGEQLALTDDQLSLSRQVLSECGNCSSATVLLILQRIFDQDDLDEGDFVVAMAFGPGLTLYATLLRQTTSRR